In a single window of the Bacteroidota bacterium genome:
- a CDS encoding thioesterase family protein has translation MSTFSKIISIRWADLDPNFHLRHSVYYDLGSQFRVELLDEAGLSMQTMKEQGFGPILFREECIFKREILMADEITLTAKILKMRQDGSRWTILHEFLKSDNTLCAQLTLDGAWMDTVNRRIANPTPQIAFDVLNQFPKAPGFELL, from the coding sequence GTGTCAACATTCAGTAAAATAATTTCCATTCGTTGGGCAGATCTGGATCCGAATTTTCATCTTCGACATAGTGTGTATTATGATCTGGGATCACAATTCCGGGTTGAACTTTTAGACGAAGCCGGCCTTTCGATGCAAACAATGAAGGAACAAGGTTTCGGTCCGATTCTCTTTCGCGAAGAATGTATTTTTAAACGTGAGATTCTGATGGCTGATGAAATCACACTGACGGCGAAAATTCTAAAAATGCGTCAAGACGGTTCGAGGTGGACAATCCTACATGAATTTCTTAAGTCTGACAATACGCTTTGTGCTCAACTCACTCTAGATGGAGCATGGATGGATACTGTCAATCGCAGAATTGCAAACCCTACTCCGCAAATTGCTTTTGATGTTTTAAACCAATTTCCAAAAGCTCCGGGTTTTGAGCTGTTATAG
- a CDS encoding class I SAM-dependent methyltransferase, with the protein MNDKLQWNTVADKYEDEIFSVFRNDKGKKIEYYLKKNANKNNVAIDFGCGIGYALPLITPYFKKVIAMDVSQECLNKAMKLVSHENVVFKQADLASKKIDPVKADFAFCCNVAISGNNTRNYRILQNVLNSLKLNGVAVFVLPSLESSSLSSQRMIEWYQKENTKPREIPKDELTHLDNSDGKHIMQGVFKINDILTKHYSFTELFSFFNTDKFAVEKIDRVEYDWSTEFDNPPSWLGEPYPFDWLVEVKRVK; encoded by the coding sequence ATGAACGACAAACTTCAATGGAATACGGTTGCTGACAAATATGAAGACGAGATCTTCAGTGTATTCAGAAATGATAAAGGCAAAAAGATCGAATACTACCTTAAAAAAAATGCAAACAAGAATAATGTTGCAATTGATTTCGGTTGCGGAATTGGTTATGCTTTGCCGTTGATCACACCTTATTTTAAAAAAGTGATTGCAATGGACGTTTCACAAGAGTGTCTGAACAAAGCAATGAAACTTGTTTCTCATGAAAATGTTGTGTTCAAACAAGCAGATCTGGCAAGCAAGAAAATTGATCCTGTTAAAGCTGACTTTGCCTTTTGTTGTAACGTTGCTATTTCCGGAAATAATACAAGAAATTATCGGATACTTCAGAATGTCCTGAATTCATTAAAGCTAAATGGCGTTGCAGTATTTGTTTTGCCATCGTTGGAATCTTCTTCATTGTCATCACAACGAATGATTGAATGGTATCAGAAAGAAAACACAAAACCAAGAGAGATTCCAAAAGATGAGTTGACGCATTTAGACAATAGTGATGGCAAGCACATCATGCAAGGTGTTTTTAAGATCAACGACATTCTGACAAAACATTATTCATTCACCGAGTTGTTTTCGTTTTTCAATACAGATAAGTTCGCTGTTGAAAAAATTGATCGTGTGGAATACGACTGGTCAACAGAATTTGATAACCCACCATCATGGTTAGGCGAACCATATCCTTTTGATTGGCTGGTTGAAGTGAAACGTGTGAAATAA
- a CDS encoding DUF2185 domain-containing protein: MAEKKYKLSAGANEDLVAKMGYCLASDKITVDGLPVGYMYREEPEEEDDSGWRFLSGTEEQDYVDNPENSGIYDVNTIANYDKAIIYYLKMPFGTEMERIPGEDKFRKVINNE; encoded by the coding sequence ATGGCTGAAAAAAAATATAAACTAAGCGCAGGCGCAAATGAAGATCTTGTTGCAAAGATGGGTTATTGTCTTGCATCTGATAAGATCACTGTCGATGGATTGCCTGTAGGCTACATGTATCGCGAAGAACCGGAAGAAGAGGACGACAGTGGCTGGAGGTTTTTGTCAGGAACAGAAGAACAAGATTATGTCGACAATCCTGAGAATTCAGGTATTTATGATGTCAATACAATTGCCAATTATGACAAGGCGATCATTTACTATCTGAAAATGCCATTTGGAACAGAGATGGAACGAATTCCGGGGGAAGATAAATTCAGAAAAGTAATTAATAACGAATAA
- a CDS encoding OsmC family protein: protein MATHNYNLTITWTGNNGSGTTGYTAYERSHILAIKGKPDLQCSSDTPFRGDGSKHNPEDFLLASLSSCHMLWFLHLCADAGVIVTDYTDNAHGVLTLGEGGKGKFTEVTLNPVVVVSDSSMIEKANALHEKANEFCFIANSCNFPVRHNPVCKVN, encoded by the coding sequence ATGGCAACTCACAATTACAATTTAACAATCACCTGGACCGGTAACAATGGCTCAGGCACAACTGGCTACACAGCTTATGAACGTAGCCATATTCTTGCAATCAAAGGGAAACCCGATCTGCAATGTTCTTCTGATACGCCATTCCGCGGAGACGGCAGTAAGCATAATCCGGAAGATTTTCTTCTGGCCTCTCTTTCATCTTGTCACATGCTTTGGTTTTTGCACCTCTGTGCTGATGCTGGTGTGATCGTTACTGACTATACTGACAATGCACATGGTGTATTGACTCTTGGAGAAGGAGGGAAAGGAAAATTTACAGAAGTAACTTTAAATCCCGTTGTGGTAGTAAGTGATTCAAGTATGATTGAAAAAGCAAATGCACTTCATGAGAAAGCAAATGAATTTTGTTTTATAGCTAACTCATGTAATTTCCCGGTTCGTCATAATCCTGTTTGCAAGGTGAATTAA
- a CDS encoding DUF255 domain-containing protein, with protein MKQKALLLLFFVTFSLSAQQPDKEGSLVKWLTIAEAMEKNKVQPKPIIMDFYTDWCGWCKHMMKTTYADPNLASYINAYFYPVKFDAEGKDTVEYLGQKYLPTSDKPRTSHPLAVKLLQGKLMYPTTLFLNGFDKEKNEFLLSMVASGYLETAKIQPILIFTLENAFRNSNYDDFRISYEKSFFDSTTEKKLEQIKWKSAKETFVQNPDAGKKKLVFVNTEWCNTCKVMKRSSFIDSINVDYLKSKFDLIDFDPTLKDSLYYKGLAMTNPATNEMPYHTLAMTLCRGSLTMPTLVVMNEANEVIDNIPLYINAGFLNQIAHFYGDDIYKTKNWQEYTAGLKQ; from the coding sequence ATGAAGCAAAAAGCCCTCCTTTTACTGTTTTTTGTCACATTTTCCTTAAGCGCCCAACAACCTGATAAAGAAGGAAGCCTGGTAAAATGGTTGACTATTGCTGAAGCAATGGAAAAGAACAAAGTTCAACCGAAGCCAATCATCATGGACTTTTATACCGATTGGTGTGGCTGGTGTAAGCACATGATGAAGACTACCTATGCTGATCCAAATCTTGCTTCTTATATTAATGCCTATTTCTATCCTGTAAAATTTGATGCAGAAGGAAAAGATACGGTTGAATATCTCGGACAAAAATATCTTCCTACATCAGACAAGCCACGCACAAGTCATCCGCTTGCAGTGAAACTGTTGCAGGGAAAACTGATGTACCCAACTACTTTGTTTCTTAACGGATTCGATAAAGAAAAAAATGAATTCTTGTTGAGTATGGTTGCAAGCGGATATCTTGAAACAGCAAAGATCCAACCGATATTAATTTTTACTCTGGAGAATGCTTTTCGTAATTCCAATTATGACGATTTCAGAATTTCGTATGAAAAATCTTTTTTCGATAGCACAACTGAAAAAAAACTCGAGCAGATAAAATGGAAATCAGCTAAAGAAACATTTGTTCAAAATCCTGATGCAGGAAAGAAAAAACTGGTATTCGTAAATACTGAATGGTGCAACACATGTAAGGTCATGAAGCGCTCATCTTTTATTGATTCCATAAATGTTGATTATCTGAAATCAAAATTTGACCTGATTGATTTCGATCCTACATTAAAAGATTCTCTCTACTACAAAGGACTTGCAATGACCAATCCGGCAACGAATGAAATGCCTTATCATACTCTCGCAATGACGTTATGCCGTGGTTCACTCACAATGCCAACTTTGGTTGTAATGAATGAAGCAAATGAAGTCATTGACAATATTCCACTGTATATCAATGCAGGTTTCCTGAATCAGATCGCACATTTCTATGGAGACGACATTTACAAGACAAAAAACTGGCAGGAGTATACTGCTGGATTGAAACAGTGA
- a CDS encoding T9SS type A sorting domain-containing protein, producing the protein MSKLKFIYIALYSTCTMKSLFFILAALTCSLNIFAQSTFFRIFSDVDATKNLSGQHIVKTPDGNYAFLCANNYLPVIIRIDENGNEFNRFSIQKYRLKPICLAVDNQFKYFFVGRDSAIFTGYREQTDSIGNIVFHTGEYGAVGGSQAHGVYHTPDNGMLYSFWNNSEMCYDPEYYFKIDSLNNYQWSRDISSNISNPSKQSFQFLSANEISAVGPHLIGCYDTIQYYSSDLRIFDASGNYSNYNFNELYQTMDTAIGGGFILASANEITHYDTIAGVSWTLSMPSGMSSQIALRQLADSSFILAGDRLQTNFGQQIMIRKYDWSGNLVWTRYFGESGDEFFSNMLLTDDGGFLISGTTHSYGAGPKAFVIKTDSLGNSQSMPLISSSTNTICSGDSTALTLPVGYSYLWNTGDTSQTIYATVSNSYWAELTQGGNQYFSDTISLNVIATVKPDLGTDTLLCAGTEFILNAGTNYSAYRWSTGSFENSDTVGISGNYFVEAIDSNSCSMFDTIQVSFISLPFFDLGPDIYQCNTNPVVLNSPGILQWIWSNGSIDTTLSVTSSGIYSLAFSNGVCSDTDYINVNIFSPVQVDLFEDTVICTNQILQLDAGPGFINYEWQDGTPTQTYLVSSSTVTTIQYSVTTIDSNGCSTSDDVVVDFEICPSTNDFDFAKAISVYPNPINSSGQLQINSQDNFKLEVEILTVTGKCLYKISEQNKPFTIVMNNFSSGLYFIKITDSITRESFTGKLLIE; encoded by the coding sequence TTGTCAAAATTAAAATTTATATACATTGCATTGTATTCCACATGTACAATGAAGAGTTTATTTTTTATTCTGGCAGCCCTGACTTGCTCCCTGAATATTTTTGCCCAGTCAACTTTTTTCAGAATTTTTTCTGATGTTGATGCTACGAAAAATTTATCAGGACAGCATATCGTAAAAACACCTGATGGAAACTACGCTTTCCTTTGTGCCAATAATTATTTACCTGTAATAATCCGAATTGATGAAAATGGAAATGAGTTCAATCGGTTTTCAATTCAGAAATACAGGTTGAAACCTATTTGTCTTGCTGTTGACAACCAGTTCAAATATTTTTTTGTCGGAAGAGACTCGGCTATTTTTACAGGGTATAGAGAGCAGACTGATTCAATTGGAAACATAGTTTTTCATACAGGAGAATATGGTGCTGTTGGTGGATCACAGGCGCATGGAGTTTATCATACTCCTGATAATGGAATGTTGTATAGCTTTTGGAATAACAGTGAGATGTGTTATGATCCGGAATATTATTTCAAGATCGATAGCCTGAATAATTATCAATGGTCGCGCGACATATCATCAAATATATCAAACCCTTCCAAACAATCATTTCAGTTTCTTTCAGCGAATGAAATTTCTGCAGTTGGTCCGCACCTTATAGGTTGTTATGATACTATACAATATTATTCTTCTGATCTTCGGATTTTTGATGCATCAGGAAATTATTCAAATTATAATTTCAATGAATTGTATCAAACGATGGACACTGCAATTGGTGGTGGATTTATTCTGGCGAGTGCAAATGAAATTACGCATTATGATACGATAGCAGGTGTATCATGGACTCTGTCGATGCCATCGGGAATGTCGTCACAAATTGCATTAAGGCAATTGGCAGACAGTTCATTTATTTTAGCCGGTGATCGATTACAGACAAATTTTGGTCAGCAGATCATGATCAGAAAATACGATTGGTCGGGGAATTTGGTCTGGACAAGATATTTCGGCGAAAGTGGTGATGAATTTTTTTCTAATATGTTATTGACGGATGATGGCGGATTTTTAATTTCCGGAACGACACACAGCTATGGCGCAGGTCCAAAAGCATTTGTTATCAAAACTGACAGTCTTGGAAATTCACAGTCAATGCCCCTCATTTCATCTTCAACAAACACGATTTGCTCAGGAGATTCTACAGCGCTTACCTTGCCGGTTGGCTATTCTTATTTGTGGAATACCGGTGATACTTCGCAAACTATTTACGCAACAGTTTCAAATTCCTATTGGGCAGAATTGACTCAAGGTGGGAATCAATATTTTTCCGATACGATTTCTTTAAATGTTATTGCAACAGTAAAGCCTGATCTTGGTACCGACACACTTCTATGTGCAGGAACGGAATTTATCCTTAATGCCGGAACAAATTATTCAGCGTACAGATGGAGTACCGGATCATTTGAAAATTCTGATACCGTCGGTATAAGTGGCAATTATTTTGTCGAAGCAATTGATTCTAATTCGTGCAGTATGTTTGATACGATTCAAGTTTCATTTATTTCGCTGCCATTTTTTGATCTTGGTCCTGATATTTATCAGTGTAATACTAATCCGGTAGTTCTGAATTCGCCGGGGATATTACAGTGGATCTGGAGTAATGGATCCATCGATACAACACTTTCAGTAACATCATCAGGAATTTATTCGCTTGCATTTTCAAATGGAGTTTGTTCAGATACAGATTATATAAATGTAAATATATTTTCTCCCGTACAAGTTGACCTGTTTGAAGACACTGTTATTTGTACAAATCAGATTTTGCAATTAGACGCAGGCCCCGGATTTATAAATTACGAATGGCAGGATGGAACGCCGACGCAAACTTATCTGGTTTCATCGTCCACAGTTACAACTATTCAATATTCGGTTACTACAATTGATTCAAATGGTTGTAGTACATCAGATGATGTTGTTGTTGACTTTGAAATTTGTCCATCGACAAATGACTTCGATTTCGCAAAAGCAATCAGTGTTTATCCTAATCCGATAAATTCTTCAGGGCAATTACAAATAAATTCACAAGATAATTTTAAATTGGAAGTTGAAATTTTAACAGTGACAGGAAAATGTCTTTATAAAATATCAGAACAGAATAAACCTTTCACGATAGTTATGAATAATTTTTCAAGTGGGCTGTACTTTATAAAAATTACTGATTCAATAACAAGAGAATCGTTTACAGGGAAATTATTGATTGAGTAA
- a CDS encoding neutral zinc metallopeptidase, with protein sequence MLWRGRSGSSNVDDRRGMSAGGIATGGGLVGLVVYLLYSFLGGDPSQLPNLNSMQSNQELTAEQSAAEDTMAQFVSVVLAETEVVWEKVFADKGMQYEKPSLVLFRGQVQSGCGNAGAESGPFYCPADQKLYIDLSFYEELKNRFNASGDFAMAYVIAHEVGHHVQYLLGTSEKMQRLRERLSESEYNKYSVKLELQADYYAGVWAHYADKEAGIVEPGDIEEALNAASAVGDDNIQKQTRGTIVPDAFTHGTSEQRRTWFYNGYNFGDLDHGNTFDADL encoded by the coding sequence ATGCTTTGGAGAGGTAGAAGTGGAAGTTCAAATGTCGACGATAGACGCGGGATGTCAGCAGGTGGAATTGCAACCGGAGGCGGATTAGTCGGTCTTGTGGTTTATTTGTTGTATTCTTTTTTAGGAGGCGATCCCTCGCAATTGCCAAACTTGAATTCAATGCAATCCAATCAGGAGTTAACTGCTGAGCAGAGTGCTGCTGAAGATACAATGGCGCAATTTGTTTCCGTAGTACTTGCTGAGACAGAAGTGGTGTGGGAAAAAGTTTTTGCTGATAAAGGTATGCAATACGAAAAGCCTTCATTGGTTTTATTCAGAGGTCAGGTACAGTCGGGATGTGGAAATGCAGGTGCTGAATCGGGTCCTTTCTATTGTCCGGCTGATCAGAAGTTATACATTGACTTGAGTTTTTATGAGGAATTAAAAAATCGTTTCAATGCTTCCGGTGATTTTGCTATGGCATATGTAATCGCACATGAAGTTGGACACCATGTTCAATATCTTTTGGGAACATCGGAAAAAATGCAACGTTTGCGCGAACGACTTTCGGAAAGTGAATACAATAAGTATTCTGTTAAGCTTGAACTTCAGGCAGATTATTATGCAGGTGTTTGGGCGCATTATGCCGATAAGGAAGCCGGAATTGTAGAGCCCGGCGACATTGAAGAAGCATTGAATGCTGCGAGCGCTGTTGGTGATGATAATATTCAAAAACAAACCCGTGGTACTATTGTTCCCGATGCTTTCACTCATGGTACATCAGAACAAAGAAGAACATGGTTTTATAATGGCTACAACTTTGGAGATCTGGATCATGGGAATACTTTTGATGCGGATTTGTAA